From Microlunatus capsulatus, a single genomic window includes:
- a CDS encoding SIS domain-containing protein, with protein sequence MPIEPATEATDGAPSPAGGAGSQMAREIAEQPEALARTLAELLPLRPEIAALARTKRRLLLVARGSSDNAAIYARYLAEVHAGVASALAAPSVATLYAAELDLSDTLAVCVSQSGSTQEIVETLEWAKRCGAATLAVTNVAGSPLAAGADIALITQAGPELAVPATKTYTTQVAALAVAVDALAPRKGTLDAAFDAVPAQAARLLDPGPALDAMVEVLAGTQEVLASGRGLAFGTTLEVALKLEETCLRPVRGLSYADLKHGPIAVVDQHLVTVLVAGPSGPTLPGLVDLAATVRATGSPVLGLGGDERFRAACDLAVAGPDLPELLAPLALPIPAQLLTERLARRLGLDPDAPRGLRKVTQTD encoded by the coding sequence GTGCCGATCGAGCCCGCGACCGAGGCGACGGACGGCGCCCCCTCCCCCGCCGGCGGTGCCGGCAGCCAGATGGCCCGGGAGATCGCCGAGCAGCCCGAGGCGCTGGCCCGGACGCTGGCCGAGCTGCTGCCGCTGCGCCCCGAGATCGCCGCCCTGGCCCGGACCAAGCGCCGGCTGCTGCTGGTGGCGCGCGGCTCCAGCGACAACGCCGCCATCTACGCCCGCTACCTCGCCGAGGTGCACGCCGGCGTCGCGAGCGCGCTCGCCGCCCCGTCGGTGGCCACCCTCTACGCCGCCGAGCTGGACCTGTCCGACACCCTGGCCGTCTGCGTCAGCCAGTCGGGCTCCACCCAGGAGATCGTCGAGACCCTGGAGTGGGCCAAGCGCTGCGGCGCCGCGACGCTGGCCGTCACCAACGTGGCCGGCTCACCGCTGGCGGCCGGGGCCGACATCGCGCTGATCACCCAGGCCGGGCCCGAGCTCGCCGTCCCGGCGACCAAGACCTACACGACGCAGGTGGCCGCCCTGGCCGTGGCCGTCGACGCCCTGGCGCCCCGGAAGGGGACGCTGGACGCGGCCTTCGACGCCGTCCCGGCCCAGGCCGCGCGACTGCTGGACCCCGGACCGGCGCTCGACGCCATGGTCGAGGTCCTCGCCGGCACCCAGGAGGTGCTGGCCAGCGGCCGAGGCCTGGCCTTCGGCACCACCCTGGAGGTGGCGCTCAAGCTGGAGGAGACCTGCCTGCGGCCGGTCCGCGGGCTCTCCTACGCCGACCTCAAGCACGGCCCCATCGCCGTCGTCGACCAGCACCTGGTCACGGTCCTCGTCGCCGGGCCCAGCGGCCCGACGCTGCCCGGCCTGGTCGACCTGGCCGCGACGGTCCGGGCCACCGGCAGCCCCGTCCTCGGTCTCGGCGGCGACGAGCGCTTCCGCGCCGCCTGCGACCTGGCCGTGGCCGGGCCCGACCTGCCCGAGCTGCTCGCGCCGCTGGCCCTGCCGATCCCGGCCCAGCTGCTCACCGAGCGGCTGGCCCGGCGGCTGGGCCTGGATCCCGACGCCCCCCGCGGGCTGCGCAAGGTCACCCAGACCGACTGA
- a CDS encoding LacI family DNA-binding transcriptional regulator — translation MARRATAQDVADLAGVSRSAVSLVLNGRGAGNISEEKQKAVRAAAAQLDYTPNAVALSLRSRRTRTLGVLTWPGVVGFSQTMLHRALRKAGEHSYLLLVMDTDDDAEVERRQLDTLRDRQVDGFLVVSPALAHYRPPEVLHSTPTVLLNCLDPDGAVSSVTPDEVQAGQRAAEVLLRHGHRRIGLLVGDPGSLQSRLRVAGVQQAATAAGVEPPQPVVAGRNIDDGARAARAVLSGPEPPTALVCTHERLAVGAALVAAELGLRVPQDLSLVSLEDGERLTSRLDPPMTTVHRPDGAMAEQAVGLLLERLGGASPEIRRMVFSCPLRERASVGCPGRAPGVLPRPR, via the coding sequence ATGGCGCGCAGGGCAACGGCACAGGACGTCGCCGACCTGGCGGGCGTCTCGCGGAGCGCCGTCTCCCTGGTCCTCAACGGCCGCGGCGCCGGCAACATCAGCGAGGAGAAGCAGAAGGCCGTCCGGGCGGCGGCCGCGCAGCTGGACTACACGCCGAACGCGGTGGCCCTCAGCCTGCGCAGCCGACGCACCCGGACCCTCGGCGTGCTCACCTGGCCGGGTGTCGTCGGCTTCTCCCAGACGATGCTGCACCGGGCGCTGCGCAAGGCGGGCGAGCACAGCTACCTGCTGCTGGTGATGGACACCGACGACGACGCCGAGGTCGAGCGTCGCCAGCTCGACACGCTGCGGGACCGGCAGGTCGACGGCTTCCTCGTCGTCTCCCCGGCGCTGGCCCACTACCGCCCGCCCGAGGTGCTGCACAGCACCCCGACGGTGCTGCTCAACTGCCTGGACCCCGACGGCGCCGTCAGCAGCGTGACGCCGGACGAGGTGCAGGCGGGCCAGCGCGCCGCCGAGGTGCTGCTGCGGCACGGCCACCGCCGGATCGGTCTGCTCGTGGGCGACCCCGGCTCGCTGCAGAGCCGGCTCCGGGTCGCCGGTGTGCAGCAGGCCGCCACCGCCGCCGGCGTCGAGCCCCCGCAGCCCGTCGTGGCCGGGCGCAACATCGACGACGGAGCCCGCGCGGCCCGGGCCGTGCTGTCGGGACCGGAGCCGCCGACGGCGCTGGTCTGCACCCACGAGCGGCTGGCCGTCGGGGCCGCGCTGGTCGCGGCCGAGCTGGGCCTGCGGGTGCCGCAGGACCTCTCCCTGGTCAGCCTGGAGGACGGCGAGCGGCTGACGAGCAGGCTCGACCCGCCGATGACCACGGTGCACCGGCCCGACGGGGCGATGGCCGAGCAGGCCGTCGGGCTGCTCCTCGAGCGGCTGGGCGGGGCGTCGCCCGAGATCCGCCGGATGGTGTTCAGCTGCCCGCTGCGGGAGCGGGCCTCCGTCGGCTGCCCCGGTCGCGCGCCGGGGGTCCTGCCGCGGCCCCGGTAG
- a CDS encoding GntR family transcriptional regulator — protein sequence MQHEFGRGEVGPYRLERPLVATTTKRAQVRGILEQLIDTELNPGDAIPSERALVVRLGVSRVTVRQAIADLVDTGALERVHGKGTYVTGPQVDSRLHLTSFSREMRDRGLLPATVVLSASEEAADDEVAYALRIRPGRPVVRVERLRTADGTPMAYEVGHYPSALFPGLLQRELGSLYDVFASEYGVVVTSGEQTVRAESADASQARVLGIAKRAPLLVQERVTYAGDRVIELSTSWYRADRYRIHMAITPRGAREN from the coding sequence TTGCAGCACGAGTTCGGTCGTGGCGAGGTCGGGCCCTACCGGCTCGAACGTCCCCTCGTCGCCACCACCACCAAGCGCGCCCAGGTCCGGGGCATCCTCGAGCAGCTGATCGACACCGAGCTGAACCCGGGTGACGCGATCCCCTCCGAGCGGGCGCTGGTCGTCCGGCTCGGGGTCAGCCGGGTCACCGTCCGGCAGGCGATCGCCGACCTCGTGGACACCGGGGCGCTGGAGCGCGTGCACGGCAAGGGCACCTACGTGACCGGCCCGCAGGTGGACTCCCGGCTGCACCTGACGTCGTTCTCCCGCGAGATGCGCGACCGCGGCCTGCTGCCCGCCACCGTCGTGCTGTCGGCCAGCGAGGAGGCCGCCGACGACGAGGTGGCCTACGCCCTGCGGATCCGGCCCGGCCGGCCCGTCGTCCGGGTGGAGCGGCTGCGCACCGCCGACGGCACGCCGATGGCCTACGAGGTCGGCCACTACCCCTCCGCCCTGTTCCCCGGGCTGCTGCAGCGGGAGCTCGGCTCGCTCTACGACGTCTTCGCCAGCGAGTACGGCGTCGTGGTGACCAGCGGGGAGCAGACTGTCCGCGCCGAGTCCGCCGACGCGTCGCAGGCGCGGGTCCTCGGCATCGCCAAGCGCGCCCCGCTGCTCGTGCAGGAGCGCGTCACCTACGCCGGCGACCGGGTGATCGAGCTCTCGACGTCCTGGTACCGGGCCGACCGGTACCGCATCCACATGGCCATCACCCCGCGCGGGGCCCGGGAGAACTGA
- the purD gene encoding phosphoribosylamine--glycine ligase, protein MAEPSSVLVIGSGGREHALVLALARDPQVRAVHAAPGNPGTAEAATNHPVDALDGDAVAALATRLGVDLVVIGPEAPLVAGVADAVRAAGVACFGPSAAAARLEGSKAFAKEVMAAAGVPTARAHVCATADEVAAALDAFGPPYVVKDDGLAAGKGVVVTSDRDEALAHAAGCGRVVVEEYLDGPEVSLFAVTDGRTVRALQPAQDFKRVGDGDTGPNTGGMGAYTPLPWAPPDLVAEVTRTVLQPTVDELSRRGTPFAGLLYAGLALTRHGVRVIEFNARFGDPETQPLLALLRTPLARLLHAAATGTLDAEPELVWDAGSAVAVVVAAAGYPGTPRTGDPVGGLDVAVEGASVVQAGTAADARGRVVSSGGRVLAVVGTGADLARARERAYARLATVELEGSFHRTDIAAAAAEKQV, encoded by the coding sequence GTGGCGGAGCCGAGCAGTGTCCTGGTGATCGGGTCGGGCGGCCGCGAGCACGCCCTCGTCCTCGCGCTGGCCCGCGACCCGCAGGTGCGCGCGGTGCACGCCGCCCCCGGCAACCCGGGCACCGCCGAGGCGGCCACCAACCACCCCGTCGACGCCCTCGACGGCGACGCGGTCGCCGCGCTCGCCACCCGGCTGGGCGTCGACCTCGTCGTCATCGGCCCCGAGGCCCCCCTGGTGGCCGGGGTCGCCGACGCCGTCCGCGCCGCCGGCGTCGCCTGCTTCGGCCCCTCGGCCGCGGCCGCCCGGCTGGAGGGCAGCAAGGCCTTCGCCAAGGAGGTGATGGCCGCCGCCGGCGTGCCCACCGCGCGCGCCCACGTCTGCGCCACCGCCGACGAGGTGGCCGCCGCCCTCGACGCCTTCGGCCCGCCCTACGTCGTCAAGGACGACGGCCTGGCCGCCGGCAAGGGCGTCGTCGTCACCTCCGACCGCGACGAGGCGCTGGCCCACGCGGCCGGCTGCGGCCGCGTCGTCGTCGAGGAGTACCTCGACGGCCCCGAGGTCAGCCTCTTCGCCGTCACCGACGGCCGCACCGTCCGCGCCCTGCAGCCGGCGCAGGACTTCAAGCGCGTCGGGGACGGGGACACCGGCCCCAACACCGGCGGCATGGGGGCCTACACGCCGCTGCCGTGGGCCCCGCCCGACCTCGTCGCCGAGGTCACCCGGACCGTCCTGCAGCCGACGGTCGACGAGCTGTCCCGGCGCGGCACGCCCTTCGCCGGCCTGCTCTACGCCGGCCTCGCGCTGACCCGGCACGGCGTCCGGGTCATCGAGTTCAACGCCCGCTTCGGCGACCCGGAGACCCAGCCGCTGCTGGCGCTGCTGCGCACCCCGCTGGCCCGGCTGCTGCACGCCGCCGCCACCGGCACCCTGGACGCCGAGCCCGAGCTCGTCTGGGACGCGGGATCGGCCGTCGCCGTCGTCGTGGCCGCCGCCGGCTACCCCGGCACCCCGCGCACCGGGGACCCGGTCGGCGGGCTGGACGTGGCCGTCGAGGGCGCCTCCGTCGTCCAGGCCGGCACCGCCGCCGACGCCCGGGGCCGGGTCGTCAGCAGCGGCGGCCGCGTGCTGGCCGTGGTCGGCACCGGCGCCGACCTGGCCCGGGCCCGGGAGCGCGCCTACGCCCGCCTCGCCACCGTGGAGCTCGAGGGCTCCTTCCACCGCACCGACATCGCCGCCGCCGCGGCGGAGAAGCAGGTCTGA
- a CDS encoding DUF3151 domain-containing protein, with the protein MTETHRNLLASSGAGPAPTLLPPDPATADLADRGREHFLATVAAHPDSTLCWALLAEAALTVGTLEADLGAYAYARTGYHRGLDALRRSGWKGSGPVPWEHEPNQGFLRALWALALAAERIGETAEHERCAQFLRDSSETGFTHLEAASAGLRR; encoded by the coding sequence GTGACCGAGACCCACCGCAACCTGCTCGCCAGCTCCGGCGCCGGCCCCGCCCCGACCCTCCTGCCGCCGGACCCCGCGACGGCCGACCTGGCCGACCGCGGGCGCGAGCACTTCCTCGCCACCGTCGCCGCGCACCCCGACTCCACCCTGTGCTGGGCCCTGCTGGCCGAGGCCGCGCTGACCGTCGGCACGCTCGAGGCCGACCTCGGCGCCTACGCCTACGCCCGCACCGGCTACCACCGCGGGCTCGACGCGCTGCGCCGCTCCGGCTGGAAGGGCTCCGGCCCCGTGCCGTGGGAGCACGAGCCGAACCAGGGCTTCCTGCGGGCGCTGTGGGCGCTCGCCCTGGCCGCCGAGCGGATCGGCGAGACCGCCGAGCACGAGCGCTGCGCGCAGTTCCTCCGCGACTCCTCCGAGACGGGCTTCACCCACCTCGAGGCGGCCTCCGCGGGCCTGCGGCGCTGA
- a CDS encoding Clp protease N-terminal domain-containing protein, giving the protein MFERFTTAARAAVVGAQSHARQAGHAEIGAADLLAGVLDDVDGIPARVLADLGVVAGEGVAATEEVFDADDAAALGALGVDLDAVRRRAEETFGPGALDRRRRQRPGLFGRRSGAGHLPFNREAKSALELSLREALAEGHRSLGTEHVFLGLLATEEGTALRVLHRLGVTEDRAALRRRVLARRAAAA; this is encoded by the coding sequence GTGTTCGAACGCTTCACCACCGCCGCCCGGGCCGCCGTCGTCGGCGCCCAGTCCCACGCCCGCCAGGCCGGCCACGCCGAGATCGGGGCCGCCGACCTGCTGGCCGGCGTGCTCGACGACGTCGACGGCATCCCCGCCCGCGTCCTCGCCGACCTCGGCGTCGTCGCGGGAGAGGGCGTGGCCGCCACGGAGGAGGTCTTCGACGCCGACGACGCCGCGGCCCTCGGCGCCCTGGGCGTCGACCTCGACGCGGTCCGCCGCCGGGCCGAGGAGACGTTCGGCCCCGGCGCGCTGGACCGCCGCCGCCGCCAACGGCCCGGCCTGTTCGGCCGCCGCAGCGGCGCCGGGCACCTGCCCTTCAACCGCGAGGCGAAGAGCGCGCTCGAGCTGTCGCTGCGCGAGGCGCTGGCCGAGGGCCACCGCAGCCTGGGCACCGAGCACGTCTTCCTCGGCCTGCTGGCCACCGAGGAGGGGACCGCGCTGCGCGTGCTGCACCGGCTCGGCGTCACCGAGGACCGGGCGGCGCTCCGGCGCCGGGTGCTGGCCCGGCGGGCCGCCGCCGCCTGA
- a CDS encoding TrmH family RNA methyltransferase gives MSEDEVVAAAGPGVGPHPEPWPDDPRLDPELLAQGDHRNVVDQYRYWRLEAVVADLDTRRHPLRVAIQNWEHDFNIGSVVRTANAFNVAGVHVVGRRRWNRRGAMVTDRYLHVQHHPDVADLAGWLAAHDYTAVGVDNLPGSVPLERTALPERTCLVFGSEGPGLTDEMVAACSSLVAITQHGSTRSMNAGAAAAIAMYAWALRWADAA, from the coding sequence CTGAGCGAGGACGAGGTCGTCGCGGCGGCCGGGCCCGGCGTGGGACCCCACCCCGAGCCCTGGCCCGACGACCCGCGGCTGGACCCGGAGCTGCTGGCGCAGGGCGACCACCGCAACGTCGTCGACCAGTACCGGTACTGGCGGCTGGAGGCCGTCGTCGCCGACCTGGACACCCGGCGGCACCCGCTGCGGGTCGCGATCCAGAACTGGGAGCACGACTTCAACATCGGCTCGGTCGTCCGCACGGCCAACGCCTTCAACGTCGCCGGCGTGCACGTCGTCGGCCGCCGGCGCTGGAACCGCCGCGGCGCGATGGTCACCGACCGCTACCTGCACGTCCAGCACCACCCCGACGTCGCCGACCTGGCCGGCTGGCTCGCGGCGCACGACTACACCGCCGTCGGGGTCGACAACCTCCCCGGCTCCGTGCCGCTGGAGCGCACGGCGCTGCCCGAGCGGACCTGCCTGGTCTTCGGCTCCGAGGGCCCGGGGCTGACCGACGAGATGGTGGCGGCCTGCTCGTCGCTGGTGGCGATCACCCAGCACGGCTCCACCCGCTCGATGAACGCCGGCGCCGCCGCGGCCATCGCCATGTACGCCTGGGCGCTGCGCTGGGCGGACGCCGCCTGA
- a CDS encoding helix-turn-helix domain-containing protein has product MASAPDTLDGTTSPDPAVGLRAVAALRRLVEQLEDLQVASARQQGWSWADIAAALGVSKQAVHKKHAPHT; this is encoded by the coding sequence ATGGCCTCCGCACCCGACACCCTCGACGGCACCACCAGTCCCGACCCGGCCGTCGGCCTCCGCGCCGTCGCCGCCCTCCGCCGCCTCGTGGAGCAGCTCGAGGACCTCCAGGTCGCCAGCGCGCGGCAGCAGGGCTGGTCCTGGGCCGACATCGCCGCGGCGCTCGGGGTGTCCAAGCAGGCCGTCCACAAGAAGCACGCCCCGCACACCTGA
- a CDS encoding adenylosuccinate synthase — MPGIVVVGAQWGDEGKGKATDQLGDRVDYCVRYSGGNNAGHTLVVNGERYALHLLPSGILNPECVPVIGNGVVVDLDVLFEEMDGLAARGVDAENLLVSANAHLITSYHQVIDKVTERFLGKNKIGTTGRGVGPAYSDKVNRIGIRVQDLLDESILRQKVEAALEQKNHLLVKVYNRRALDPDQVADHLLSHAARITPHVVDTSRVLNDALDRDEVVLFEGAQAHHLDVDHGTYPYVTSSNPVAAGACVGSGVGPTRINRVIGIAKAYTTRVGEGPMPTELLDADGEKLRQDGAEFGTTTGRPRRCGWFDAVVVEAAARANAFTDIFLTKLDILTGWERIPVCVGYEVGGVRHDTMPMSQSDFHHAVPVYEELDGWDEDISGCRSFDDLPKNTQAYVNRLEELCGARISGIGVGPSREQSILVHDLL, encoded by the coding sequence ATGCCGGGCATCGTTGTGGTGGGAGCCCAGTGGGGCGACGAGGGCAAGGGCAAGGCGACGGACCAGCTGGGTGACCGGGTGGACTACTGCGTCCGGTACTCCGGGGGCAACAACGCCGGCCACACCCTGGTGGTGAACGGGGAGCGCTACGCCCTCCACCTGCTCCCCTCGGGCATCCTCAACCCGGAGTGCGTGCCGGTCATCGGCAACGGCGTCGTCGTCGACCTCGACGTGCTGTTCGAGGAGATGGACGGCCTCGCGGCTCGCGGCGTCGACGCCGAGAACCTCCTCGTGTCGGCCAACGCGCACCTCATCACCAGCTACCACCAGGTGATCGACAAGGTGACCGAGCGCTTCCTGGGCAAGAACAAGATCGGCACCACCGGCCGCGGCGTCGGCCCGGCCTACTCCGACAAGGTCAACCGGATCGGCATCCGCGTGCAGGACCTGCTGGACGAGTCGATCCTGCGGCAGAAGGTGGAGGCGGCCCTCGAGCAGAAGAACCACCTGCTCGTGAAGGTCTACAACCGCCGCGCGCTCGACCCCGACCAGGTCGCGGACCACCTGCTCTCCCACGCCGCGCGGATCACCCCGCACGTCGTCGACACCTCCCGGGTGCTGAACGACGCGCTGGACCGCGACGAGGTCGTGCTCTTCGAGGGCGCGCAGGCGCACCACCTCGACGTCGACCACGGGACCTACCCCTACGTCACGTCCTCCAACCCGGTCGCGGCCGGCGCCTGCGTCGGCTCCGGCGTGGGGCCCACCCGGATCAACCGGGTGATCGGCATCGCCAAGGCCTACACCACCCGCGTCGGCGAGGGCCCGATGCCGACCGAGCTGCTCGACGCCGACGGCGAGAAGCTGCGCCAGGACGGCGCGGAGTTCGGCACCACGACCGGCCGGCCCCGGCGCTGCGGTTGGTTCGACGCCGTCGTCGTCGAGGCGGCGGCGCGGGCGAACGCCTTCACCGACATCTTCCTCACCAAGCTGGACATCCTCACCGGCTGGGAGCGGATCCCGGTGTGCGTGGGCTACGAGGTCGGCGGGGTGCGGCACGACACCATGCCGATGTCGCAGTCGGACTTCCACCACGCCGTCCCCGTGTACGAGGAGCTCGACGGCTGGGACGAGGACATCAGCGGCTGCCGCTCGTTCGACGACCTGCCGAAGAACACGCAGGCCTACGTGAACCGTCTCGAGGAGCTGTGCGGCGCCCGGATCTCCGGCATCGGCGTCGGTCCCTCGCGCGAGCAGTCCATCCTGGTCCACGACCTGCTCTGA
- the fbaA gene encoding class II fructose-bisphosphate aldolase, translated as MPIATPEVYAEMIDAAKKGSFAYPAINVSSSQTLNACLQGFAEAGSDGIIQVSTGGAEYASGPTIKNQVTGAVALAAYAHEVAKNYPVNIALHTDHCPKDKLDGYVRPLIAISQERVDRGENPLFQSHMWDGSAVPVEENLSIAHELLAAAAKARIILEIEVGVVGGEEDGVSHEINDKLYTTVEDGMRTIEVLGTGEHGRYITALTFGNVHGVYKPGSVKLRPEVLKDIQEQVGAKIGKSNPFDLVFHGGSGSTLEEIRAAVDYGVIKMNIDTDTQYAFTRPAAAHMFSNYDGVLKVDGEVGNKKAYDPRAWGKAAEAGMAQRVVTACEDLRSTGTSLSSKA; from the coding sequence ATGCCCATCGCCACTCCCGAGGTCTACGCCGAGATGATCGACGCGGCCAAGAAGGGCTCCTTCGCCTACCCGGCCATCAACGTCAGCTCGTCGCAGACCCTGAACGCCTGCCTGCAGGGCTTCGCGGAGGCCGGTTCCGACGGCATCATCCAGGTCTCGACCGGTGGCGCCGAGTACGCGTCCGGCCCCACCATCAAGAACCAGGTCACCGGAGCCGTCGCCCTCGCCGCGTACGCGCACGAGGTCGCCAAGAACTACCCGGTCAACATCGCCCTGCACACCGACCACTGCCCCAAGGACAAGCTGGACGGCTACGTCCGCCCGCTGATCGCCATCTCCCAGGAGCGCGTCGACCGTGGCGAGAACCCCCTCTTCCAGTCCCACATGTGGGACGGCTCGGCCGTGCCGGTGGAGGAGAACCTCTCCATCGCCCACGAGCTGCTGGCCGCGGCCGCCAAGGCCCGCATCATCCTCGAGATCGAGGTGGGCGTCGTCGGCGGCGAGGAGGACGGCGTCAGCCACGAGATCAACGACAAGCTGTACACGACCGTCGAGGACGGCATGCGGACCATCGAGGTCCTCGGCACCGGCGAGCACGGCCGCTACATCACCGCGCTGACCTTCGGCAACGTGCACGGGGTCTACAAGCCCGGCTCGGTCAAGCTGCGCCCGGAGGTCCTCAAGGACATCCAGGAGCAGGTCGGCGCCAAGATCGGCAAGTCCAACCCGTTCGACCTGGTGTTCCACGGCGGCTCCGGCTCCACCCTGGAGGAGATCCGGGCGGCGGTGGACTACGGCGTGATCAAGATGAACATCGACACCGACACCCAGTACGCCTTCACCCGGCCCGCCGCGGCGCACATGTTCAGCAACTACGACGGCGTCCTCAAGGTCGACGGCGAGGTGGGCAACAAGAAGGCCTACGACCCGCGCGCCTGGGGCAAGGCCGCCGAGGCCGGGATGGCGCAGCGCGTCGTCACCGCCTGCGAGGACCTGCGCAGCACCGGCACCTCGCTGAGCAGCAAGGCCTAA
- a CDS encoding magnesium transporter CorA family protein, translated as MSSATAALSGPVPLSRVWAKGSVVAEDLTGEDLSDVLQLHTDASAWWVLPRDPDYGAAELRGVAQALDLDDLAVRDLLATDRRAKFEALGTARLVVTNLVTHDPASCSLTVHPISIIATDRVLICLVGDVDGFQPARLLLQKAELLAEGGVEVGLQLLITAVVNTYESAVQWLEDAADGLSEVLFEERPLSRSEQLDAFRLRSALSQLRRVTEPMRAVMTDLVDNPPPAPKGGKGGKSTRTVRRWGMIAEQHTRVAAAADALREVLSSVFDTSLALADVRMNAIMKKLTAWAAIIAVPTLVTGFAGMNVAFPLDGTVAGFWLVLVIMVVSAVVLYVGFRRRGWI; from the coding sequence GTGAGCAGTGCCACCGCCGCCCTCTCGGGCCCCGTCCCCCTCAGCCGGGTCTGGGCCAAGGGCTCCGTCGTCGCCGAGGACCTGACGGGCGAGGACCTCAGCGACGTGCTGCAGCTGCACACCGACGCGTCGGCCTGGTGGGTGCTGCCGCGCGACCCCGACTACGGCGCCGCCGAGCTGCGCGGCGTCGCGCAGGCCCTCGACCTCGACGACCTCGCCGTCCGCGACCTGCTCGCCACCGACCGCCGCGCCAAGTTCGAGGCGCTGGGCACGGCCCGCCTGGTGGTCACCAACCTCGTCACCCACGACCCCGCCTCGTGCTCGCTGACGGTGCACCCCATCTCGATCATCGCCACCGACCGGGTGCTCATCTGCCTGGTGGGCGACGTCGACGGCTTCCAGCCCGCCCGGCTGCTGCTGCAGAAGGCCGAGCTGCTGGCCGAGGGCGGCGTCGAGGTGGGCCTGCAGCTCCTGATCACCGCGGTGGTCAACACCTACGAGAGCGCCGTCCAGTGGCTGGAGGACGCGGCCGACGGCCTGTCGGAGGTGCTGTTCGAGGAGCGCCCGCTGAGCCGGTCGGAGCAGCTCGACGCCTTCCGGCTGCGCTCGGCGCTCAGCCAGCTGCGCCGCGTGACCGAGCCGATGCGCGCGGTGATGACCGACCTGGTGGACAACCCGCCGCCGGCGCCCAAGGGCGGCAAGGGTGGCAAGAGCACCCGCACCGTCCGCCGCTGGGGCATGATCGCCGAGCAGCACACCCGGGTCGCCGCCGCCGCCGACGCGCTGCGCGAGGTGCTGTCCTCGGTGTTCGACACCAGCCTGGCGCTGGCCGACGTGCGGATGAACGCGATCATGAAGAAGCTCACGGCCTGGGCGGCGATCATCGCGGTGCCGACGCTGGTCACCGGCTTCGCGGGCATGAACGTGGCGTTCCCGCTGGACGGCACGGTGGCCGGCTTCTGGCTGGTGCTGGTGATCATGGTCGTGTCCGCCGTGGTGCTCTACGTCGGCTTCCGCCGTCGCGGCTGGATCTGA